The Salinibaculum sp. SYNS191 genome has a window encoding:
- a CDS encoding 50S ribosomal protein L10, whose product MSAESERKTETIPEWKREEVDAIVDFLDAYDSVGVVDITGIPSQQLQDMRRNLHGTAELRVSRNTLLVRALDWADEGLEDLTDYVSGQVGLIGTNDNPFSLYQELEASKTSAPINAGEVAPNDVVIPEGDTGVDPGPFVGELQAVGANARIQEGSIQVLEDSTVLDAGEEVDADLANVLAELGIEPKEVGLDLRSVFGDGVLFEPEDLELDIDAYRDDISAAAGRGRNLAINASFPTTATVPALLAKASGEAKNLGIYAAIEDPDVMPDLVRKADSQVRALAGQIDDEDALPEELQDVAAEQAAPETADADESTDEQEDEAEPEPADDDEDDEDEDEGDAGDALGDMFGD is encoded by the coding sequence ATGAGCGCGGAGAGTGAACGCAAAACCGAGACGATTCCGGAGTGGAAGCGCGAGGAGGTCGACGCAATCGTCGACTTCCTCGACGCCTACGACAGCGTCGGCGTCGTGGACATCACCGGCATTCCCAGCCAGCAGCTGCAGGACATGCGCCGGAACCTCCACGGGACCGCCGAACTGCGCGTCTCCCGGAACACGCTGCTCGTGCGCGCACTCGACTGGGCCGACGAGGGCCTGGAGGACCTGACCGACTACGTCAGCGGCCAGGTCGGCCTCATCGGCACCAACGACAACCCCTTCAGCCTCTACCAGGAGCTGGAGGCCTCGAAGACCTCTGCACCCATCAACGCCGGCGAGGTCGCCCCCAACGACGTCGTGATTCCGGAGGGCGACACCGGCGTCGACCCCGGTCCGTTCGTCGGGGAACTGCAGGCCGTCGGCGCGAACGCGCGCATCCAGGAGGGCTCCATCCAGGTGCTCGAGGACTCGACCGTGCTCGACGCCGGCGAGGAGGTCGACGCGGACCTCGCGAACGTGCTGGCCGAACTGGGCATCGAGCCCAAGGAAGTCGGGCTCGACCTGCGCTCCGTCTTCGGCGACGGCGTGCTGTTCGAACCCGAGGACCTGGAACTGGACATCGACGCCTACCGGGACGACATCTCCGCCGCGGCCGGCCGCGGCCGGAACCTCGCCATCAACGCGAGCTTCCCGACGACGGCGACGGTCCCGGCGCTGCTGGCCAAGGCCAGCGGCGAGGCCAAGAACCTCGGCATCTACGCGGCCATCGAGGATCCGGACGTCATGCCGGACCTCGTCCGCAAGGCCGACTCGCAGGTCCGTGCCCTCGCGGGACAGATAGACGACGAGGACGCTCTGCCGGAGGAACTCCAGGACGTCGCGGCAGAACAGGCAGCGCCTGAGACCGCAGACGCGGACGAATCGACTGACGAGCAAGAGGACGAAGCCGAGCCCGAACCCGCCGACGACGACGAAGACGACGAAGACGAGGACGAAGGCGACGCGGGCGACGCACTCGGCGACATGTTCGGAGACTAA
- the rpl12p gene encoding 50S ribosomal protein P1 codes for MEYVYAALILNESGEELNEDNLTNVLDAAGVDVEESRVKALVAALEDVDIDEAVEEATAVPATTGGAAAPAAGDDDEGGEEEEAAEEEEAAEEEEAGDDDEDEGDAGEGLGELFG; via the coding sequence ATGGAATACGTATACGCAGCACTCATCCTGAACGAATCGGGCGAAGAACTCAACGAAGACAACCTGACCAACGTGCTCGACGCCGCGGGCGTCGACGTGGAGGAGTCCCGGGTCAAGGCGCTCGTCGCCGCGCTCGAGGACGTCGACATCGACGAGGCCGTCGAGGAGGCCACCGCGGTGCCGGCCACGACCGGCGGCGCTGCGGCCCCTGCAGCGGGCGACGACGACGAAGGCGGCGAAGAAGAGGAAGCAGCCGAGGAAGAGGAAGCAGCCGAAGAAGAGGAAGCAGGCGACGACGACGAGGACGAGGGCGACGCAGGCGAAGGCCTCGGCGAGCTGTTCGGTTAA
- a CDS encoding 50S ribosomal protein L1 yields the protein MADQEIEEAVSRALDEAPPRNFRETVDLAINLRDLDLNDPSNRVDESIVLPEGTGQETSIVVFAEGETAVRAREVADDVLDGDDLADLGDDDDAAKDLAEATDFFIAEENMMQNIGRYLGTVLGPRGKMPDPLSPDDDVVDVVERLKNSVQLRSGDRRTFHTRVGAEDMSAEEIADNIDVILRRLHADLEKGPMNIDNVFVKTTMGPAVEVA from the coding sequence ATGGCAGATCAGGAGATAGAGGAGGCAGTATCTCGCGCACTCGACGAGGCCCCGCCACGGAACTTCCGTGAGACGGTGGACCTCGCGATCAACTTGCGTGATCTTGACCTCAACGATCCATCGAACAGGGTAGACGAGAGTATCGTGCTGCCCGAAGGTACAGGACAGGAGACGTCCATTGTGGTGTTCGCGGAGGGCGAAACCGCGGTCCGTGCCAGGGAGGTTGCCGACGACGTTCTCGACGGCGACGACCTGGCGGACCTCGGTGACGACGACGACGCCGCGAAGGACCTCGCAGAGGCGACGGACTTCTTCATCGCGGAGGAGAACATGATGCAGAACATCGGGCGCTACCTCGGGACCGTTCTCGGTCCGCGCGGGAAGATGCCCGACCCGCTCAGCCCCGACGACGACGTCGTCGATGTGGTCGAGCGGCTGAAGAACTCCGTCCAGCTCCGCAGCGGCGACCGGCGAACGTTCCACACGCGCGTCGGCGCGGAGGACATGTCCGCAGAAGAGATCGCGGACAACATCGACGTCATCCTTCGCCGTCTCCACGCGGACCTGGAGAAGGGACCGATGAACATCGACAACGTGTTCGTGAAGACGACGATGGGCCCGGCCGTGGAGGTGGCCTGA